In Lepisosteus oculatus isolate fLepOcu1 chromosome 28, fLepOcu1.hap2, whole genome shotgun sequence, the following proteins share a genomic window:
- the ghrhr2 gene encoding growth hormone releasing hormone receptor 2 isoform X2, whose translation MNTKSPGIRFLSVQWMFLTIVTCTHPDCSLVLHFQTRAALCLARMKTGNDHALTSADNDSTGCLVEWDGVNCWPASAVGDRVTMSCPEVLRPLGAPKASISRNCTIRGWSKPSLPYYHACQFEDNGEETEDKISLHLKQEYFATVKLLYTFGYGTSLTALVTAVLIFCTFRKLLCMRTYIHICLFLSFILRGAAVFVKDAVLFADEGMDHCTTSTVACKMVVTFFQYCVLANFFWLLVEGMYLQTLLVFTFTLERRFFCWYTAIGWGSPMISVLIWVLAKSQFDNNGCWDDLESSFWWIIKAPILLSVFVNFIIFVNVIRIILQKIRTPEVGVCDRSQYMRLARSTLLLTPLLGVHYVVFVFFPEHVGERLRLYFELVLGSFQGFIVALLYCFLNGEVQTEIKKHVGKWLSTAENSPFNPITQDYTA comes from the exons atgaacacaaagagccctggaatccgTTTCCTTTCTGTGCAATGGATGTTTTTAACAATT GTGACCTGTACTCATCCCGACTGCTCTCTAGTCCTCCATTTCCAAACACGAGCAGCCCTGTGCCTCGCTCGGATGAAGACCGGTAACGACCACGCGTTGACGTCCGCCGACAACGACAGCACAG GCTGTCTGGTGGAGTGGGACGGCGTGAACTGCTGGCCAGCATCTGCAGTAGGAGACAGAGTGACCATGTCTTGTCCTGAGGTCCTGCGACCTCTCGGTGCACCCAAAG cTTCAATCAGCAGAAACTGCACTATTCGTGGATGGAGTAAACCCAGCCTGCCTTATTACCACGCCTGCCAGTTTGAAGACAATGGTGAGGAAACGGAAGATAAG ATTTCCTTACACTTAAAACAAGAATACTTTGCTACTGTCAAGCTGCTATACACGTTTGGATATGGAACTTCACTGACTGCTCTGGTCACTGCTGtcctcatattttgtacatttAG GAAACTGCTGTGCATGAGAACTTACATCCATATCTGCCTGTTCTTGTCCTTCATACTGCGGGGGGCTGCTGTGTTTGTGAAGGACGCTGTGCTGTTCGCAGACGAAGGCATGGACCACTGCACCACCTCAACA GTGGCCTGTAAGATGGTGGTCACATTCTTTCAGTACTGTGTCCTAGCCAATTTCTTCTGGCTGCTGGTAGAGGGGATGTATCTGCAAACCCTGCTGGTATTTACCTTCACTCTCGAGAGGAGGTTCTTTTGCTGGTACACTGCTATAGGATGGG GTTCTCCTATGATTTCAGTTTTAATCTGGGTCCTTGCCAAATCACAGTTCGACAACAACGG GTGCTGGGATGACTTGGAGAGCTCCTTTTGGTGGATTATCAAAGCCCCTATTCTCCTGTCGGTGTTT GTTAATTTCATAATATTTGTAAATGTCATCAGGATAATTCTTCAGAAAATCAGGACCCCAGAAGTGGGCGTGTGTGACCGATCACAGTACAT GAGGCTGGCCAGATCCACGCTGCTGCTGACCCCTCTGTTGGGAGTCCACTACGTCGTGTTTGTCTTCTTCCCCGAGCACGTGGGAGAGAGGCTCCGACTGTACTTTGAACTTGTCCTGGGGTCTTTCCAG GGATTTATTGTTGCACTCCTGTACTGCTTCTTGAATGGAGAG GTGCAAACTGAAATTAAGAAGCATGTGGGCAAGTGGCTGTCCACAGCTGAAAACAGCCCCTTTAACCCCATCACCCAAGACTACACGGCCTGA
- the ghrhr2 gene encoding growth hormone releasing hormone receptor 2 isoform X4, giving the protein MRILIPRATHPKAVDTCCLRVVRTLQVTCTHPDCSLVLHFQTRAALCLARMKTGNDHALTSADNDSTASISRNCTIRGWSKPSLPYYHACQFEDNGEETEDKISLHLKQEYFATVKLLYTFGYGTSLTALVTAVLIFCTFRKLLCMRTYIHICLFLSFILRGAAVFVKDAVLFADEGMDHCTTSTVACKMVVTFFQYCVLANFFWLLVEGMYLQTLLVFTFTLERRFFCWYTAIGWGSPMISVLIWVLAKSQFDNNGCWDDLESSFWWIIKAPILLSVFVNFIIFVNVIRIILQKIRTPEVGVCDRSQYMRLARSTLLLTPLLGVHYVVFVFFPEHVGERLRLYFELVLGSFQGFIVALLYCFLNGEVQTEIKKHVGKWLSTAENSPFNPITQDYTA; this is encoded by the exons ATGCGTATTCTAATTCCGCGCGCTACCCATCCTAAAGCAGTCGACACATGTTGTCTGCGGGTTGTTCGCACGCTGCAGGTGACCTGTACTCATCCCGACTGCTCTCTAGTCCTCCATTTCCAAACACGAGCAGCCCTGTGCCTCGCTCGGATGAAGACCGGTAACGACCACGCGTTGACGTCCGCCGACAACGACAGCACAG cTTCAATCAGCAGAAACTGCACTATTCGTGGATGGAGTAAACCCAGCCTGCCTTATTACCACGCCTGCCAGTTTGAAGACAATGGTGAGGAAACGGAAGATAAG ATTTCCTTACACTTAAAACAAGAATACTTTGCTACTGTCAAGCTGCTATACACGTTTGGATATGGAACTTCACTGACTGCTCTGGTCACTGCTGtcctcatattttgtacatttAG GAAACTGCTGTGCATGAGAACTTACATCCATATCTGCCTGTTCTTGTCCTTCATACTGCGGGGGGCTGCTGTGTTTGTGAAGGACGCTGTGCTGTTCGCAGACGAAGGCATGGACCACTGCACCACCTCAACA GTGGCCTGTAAGATGGTGGTCACATTCTTTCAGTACTGTGTCCTAGCCAATTTCTTCTGGCTGCTGGTAGAGGGGATGTATCTGCAAACCCTGCTGGTATTTACCTTCACTCTCGAGAGGAGGTTCTTTTGCTGGTACACTGCTATAGGATGGG GTTCTCCTATGATTTCAGTTTTAATCTGGGTCCTTGCCAAATCACAGTTCGACAACAACGG GTGCTGGGATGACTTGGAGAGCTCCTTTTGGTGGATTATCAAAGCCCCTATTCTCCTGTCGGTGTTT GTTAATTTCATAATATTTGTAAATGTCATCAGGATAATTCTTCAGAAAATCAGGACCCCAGAAGTGGGCGTGTGTGACCGATCACAGTACAT GAGGCTGGCCAGATCCACGCTGCTGCTGACCCCTCTGTTGGGAGTCCACTACGTCGTGTTTGTCTTCTTCCCCGAGCACGTGGGAGAGAGGCTCCGACTGTACTTTGAACTTGTCCTGGGGTCTTTCCAG GGATTTATTGTTGCACTCCTGTACTGCTTCTTGAATGGAGAG GTGCAAACTGAAATTAAGAAGCATGTGGGCAAGTGGCTGTCCACAGCTGAAAACAGCCCCTTTAACCCCATCACCCAAGACTACACGGCCTGA
- the ghrhr2 gene encoding growth hormone releasing hormone receptor 2 isoform X3, which yields MRILIPRATHPKAVDTCCLRVVRTLQVTCTHPDCSLVLHFQTRAALCLARMKTGNDHALTSADNDSTGCLVEWDGVNCWPASAVGDRVTMSCPEVLRPLGAPKASISRNCTIRGWSKPSLPYYHACQFEDNGEETEDKISLHLKQEYFATVKLLYTFGYGTSLTALVTAVLIFCTFRKLLCMRTYIHICLFLSFILRGAAVFVKDAVLFADEGMDHCTTSTVACKMVVTFFQYCVLANFFWLLVEGMYLQTLLVFTFTLERRFFCWYTAIGWGSPMISVLIWVLAKSQFDNNGIILQKIRTPEVGVCDRSQYMRLARSTLLLTPLLGVHYVVFVFFPEHVGERLRLYFELVLGSFQGFIVALLYCFLNGEVQTEIKKHVGKWLSTAENSPFNPITQDYTA from the exons ATGCGTATTCTAATTCCGCGCGCTACCCATCCTAAAGCAGTCGACACATGTTGTCTGCGGGTTGTTCGCACGCTGCAGGTGACCTGTACTCATCCCGACTGCTCTCTAGTCCTCCATTTCCAAACACGAGCAGCCCTGTGCCTCGCTCGGATGAAGACCGGTAACGACCACGCGTTGACGTCCGCCGACAACGACAGCACAG GCTGTCTGGTGGAGTGGGACGGCGTGAACTGCTGGCCAGCATCTGCAGTAGGAGACAGAGTGACCATGTCTTGTCCTGAGGTCCTGCGACCTCTCGGTGCACCCAAAG cTTCAATCAGCAGAAACTGCACTATTCGTGGATGGAGTAAACCCAGCCTGCCTTATTACCACGCCTGCCAGTTTGAAGACAATGGTGAGGAAACGGAAGATAAG ATTTCCTTACACTTAAAACAAGAATACTTTGCTACTGTCAAGCTGCTATACACGTTTGGATATGGAACTTCACTGACTGCTCTGGTCACTGCTGtcctcatattttgtacatttAG GAAACTGCTGTGCATGAGAACTTACATCCATATCTGCCTGTTCTTGTCCTTCATACTGCGGGGGGCTGCTGTGTTTGTGAAGGACGCTGTGCTGTTCGCAGACGAAGGCATGGACCACTGCACCACCTCAACA GTGGCCTGTAAGATGGTGGTCACATTCTTTCAGTACTGTGTCCTAGCCAATTTCTTCTGGCTGCTGGTAGAGGGGATGTATCTGCAAACCCTGCTGGTATTTACCTTCACTCTCGAGAGGAGGTTCTTTTGCTGGTACACTGCTATAGGATGGG GTTCTCCTATGATTTCAGTTTTAATCTGGGTCCTTGCCAAATCACAGTTCGACAACAACGG GATAATTCTTCAGAAAATCAGGACCCCAGAAGTGGGCGTGTGTGACCGATCACAGTACAT GAGGCTGGCCAGATCCACGCTGCTGCTGACCCCTCTGTTGGGAGTCCACTACGTCGTGTTTGTCTTCTTCCCCGAGCACGTGGGAGAGAGGCTCCGACTGTACTTTGAACTTGTCCTGGGGTCTTTCCAG GGATTTATTGTTGCACTCCTGTACTGCTTCTTGAATGGAGAG GTGCAAACTGAAATTAAGAAGCATGTGGGCAAGTGGCTGTCCACAGCTGAAAACAGCCCCTTTAACCCCATCACCCAAGACTACACGGCCTGA
- the ghrhr2 gene encoding growth hormone releasing hormone receptor 2 isoform X1 has product MRILIPRATHPKAVDTCCLRVVRTLQVTCTHPDCSLVLHFQTRAALCLARMKTGNDHALTSADNDSTGCLVEWDGVNCWPASAVGDRVTMSCPEVLRPLGAPKASISRNCTIRGWSKPSLPYYHACQFEDNGEETEDKISLHLKQEYFATVKLLYTFGYGTSLTALVTAVLIFCTFRKLLCMRTYIHICLFLSFILRGAAVFVKDAVLFADEGMDHCTTSTVACKMVVTFFQYCVLANFFWLLVEGMYLQTLLVFTFTLERRFFCWYTAIGWGSPMISVLIWVLAKSQFDNNGCWDDLESSFWWIIKAPILLSVFVNFIIFVNVIRIILQKIRTPEVGVCDRSQYMRLARSTLLLTPLLGVHYVVFVFFPEHVGERLRLYFELVLGSFQGFIVALLYCFLNGEVQTEIKKHVGKWLSTAENSPFNPITQDYTA; this is encoded by the exons ATGCGTATTCTAATTCCGCGCGCTACCCATCCTAAAGCAGTCGACACATGTTGTCTGCGGGTTGTTCGCACGCTGCAGGTGACCTGTACTCATCCCGACTGCTCTCTAGTCCTCCATTTCCAAACACGAGCAGCCCTGTGCCTCGCTCGGATGAAGACCGGTAACGACCACGCGTTGACGTCCGCCGACAACGACAGCACAG GCTGTCTGGTGGAGTGGGACGGCGTGAACTGCTGGCCAGCATCTGCAGTAGGAGACAGAGTGACCATGTCTTGTCCTGAGGTCCTGCGACCTCTCGGTGCACCCAAAG cTTCAATCAGCAGAAACTGCACTATTCGTGGATGGAGTAAACCCAGCCTGCCTTATTACCACGCCTGCCAGTTTGAAGACAATGGTGAGGAAACGGAAGATAAG ATTTCCTTACACTTAAAACAAGAATACTTTGCTACTGTCAAGCTGCTATACACGTTTGGATATGGAACTTCACTGACTGCTCTGGTCACTGCTGtcctcatattttgtacatttAG GAAACTGCTGTGCATGAGAACTTACATCCATATCTGCCTGTTCTTGTCCTTCATACTGCGGGGGGCTGCTGTGTTTGTGAAGGACGCTGTGCTGTTCGCAGACGAAGGCATGGACCACTGCACCACCTCAACA GTGGCCTGTAAGATGGTGGTCACATTCTTTCAGTACTGTGTCCTAGCCAATTTCTTCTGGCTGCTGGTAGAGGGGATGTATCTGCAAACCCTGCTGGTATTTACCTTCACTCTCGAGAGGAGGTTCTTTTGCTGGTACACTGCTATAGGATGGG GTTCTCCTATGATTTCAGTTTTAATCTGGGTCCTTGCCAAATCACAGTTCGACAACAACGG GTGCTGGGATGACTTGGAGAGCTCCTTTTGGTGGATTATCAAAGCCCCTATTCTCCTGTCGGTGTTT GTTAATTTCATAATATTTGTAAATGTCATCAGGATAATTCTTCAGAAAATCAGGACCCCAGAAGTGGGCGTGTGTGACCGATCACAGTACAT GAGGCTGGCCAGATCCACGCTGCTGCTGACCCCTCTGTTGGGAGTCCACTACGTCGTGTTTGTCTTCTTCCCCGAGCACGTGGGAGAGAGGCTCCGACTGTACTTTGAACTTGTCCTGGGGTCTTTCCAG GGATTTATTGTTGCACTCCTGTACTGCTTCTTGAATGGAGAG GTGCAAACTGAAATTAAGAAGCATGTGGGCAAGTGGCTGTCCACAGCTGAAAACAGCCCCTTTAACCCCATCACCCAAGACTACACGGCCTGA